A region of Candidatus Poribacteria bacterium DNA encodes the following proteins:
- a CDS encoding glycosyltransferase family 4 protein, translating into MKTSDTLKSNILYLDSGSGIGGGQRSLLLLLNLLDKDRFTPFVGCLGDSPFAAEVEKTAASVVPLSLPAAHNKTDKVRRFTLGDLLEDFRQLQVIRQLHRTVKQHSIDLIHANSLSVALLGSIVARINRIPILMHKRYATSYGILDRLCERLLHRVILVSEATRWNFASEAKQTLIYNGVDLDAFQASREEIETLRTELFHDASDASLLAGVVTRITPEKGIHFLIRAMAELKGKIPIRLLIIGGPYFQKDVDYMEELKQEVADLGVEDSVIFTGFLSDTRVVTSLLDIVLVPSIIPEACPRTIIEAMAVGKPVIATPLGGSKELVTPETGILVPPEDASAIADAIATLAADQERLTAMGKAARDRAVQIFSSEKNTALTEAVYTELLTASG; encoded by the coding sequence ATGAAAACATCCGACACATTGAAATCCAACATCCTATATCTCGATAGCGGTTCAGGCATTGGTGGTGGGCAACGAAGCCTGCTGCTCCTGCTAAACCTACTCGACAAAGATCGCTTTACACCCTTTGTTGGGTGCCTTGGGGATAGTCCATTTGCAGCGGAAGTCGAAAAGACAGCGGCGAGTGTTGTTCCACTGTCTCTCCCCGCCGCACACAATAAAACCGATAAGGTGAGACGGTTTACCCTGGGCGACCTGCTTGAAGATTTCCGTCAACTTCAGGTTATTCGTCAACTCCATCGGACGGTAAAGCAGCACTCGATTGACCTCATCCATGCAAATTCTTTGTCGGTAGCACTGCTTGGAAGCATTGTGGCAAGGATAAATCGCATCCCGATCCTGATGCACAAACGTTATGCGACCTCCTACGGTATTCTGGACCGCCTCTGTGAAAGGCTTCTGCATCGGGTGATTCTGGTATCGGAAGCGACCCGGTGGAACTTCGCTTCCGAGGCGAAGCAGACCTTAATCTACAACGGTGTCGATTTAGACGCATTTCAGGCATCGCGAGAAGAGATAGAAACCCTTCGTACCGAACTCTTTCACGATGCCTCTGATGCTTCACTACTTGCCGGTGTCGTGACTCGGATTACACCGGAAAAAGGGATCCACTTCTTAATCCGCGCGATGGCAGAACTCAAGGGAAAAATACCAATCAGATTGCTGATTATCGGCGGTCCTTATTTTCAAAAAGATGTCGATTATATGGAAGAACTAAAACAAGAAGTCGCAGATTTAGGCGTTGAGGACTCCGTTATTTTCACCGGATTTTTGTCAGATACGCGGGTTGTAACAAGCCTACTTGACATTGTGCTGGTCCCATCTATTATTCCAGAGGCGTGTCCGCGCACTATCATTGAGGCGATGGCAGTCGGTAAACCCGTTATTGCGACTCCGTTGGGTGGCAGCAAAGAACTCGTCACACCCGAAACAGGGATTTTAGTGCCACCCGAAGATGCATCGGCAATTGCTGACGCTATCGCAACCCTCGCCGCCGATCAAGAACGACTGACTGCAATGGGAAAAGCCGCCCGCGATCGCGCTGTGCAAATCTTTAGCAGCGAAAAGAATACCGCTTTGACGGAAGCCGTCTACACAGAATTATTAACAGCATCAGGATAG
- a CDS encoding type II toxin-antitoxin system HicA family toxin, which produces MNVRLNKKHQRTLEAIFSTQIPATLPWRRIEALFMALGATKDERRGSSVTFELNGKTVTLHRPHPRKEANRYQIRDARDFLKRAGITL; this is translated from the coding sequence ATGAATGTAAGATTAAACAAAAAGCATCAAAGGACATTAGAGGCTATTTTTAGCACACAGATTCCAGCGACGTTGCCATGGCGGCGAATTGAAGCCCTTTTCATGGCACTTGGTGCCACAAAAGACGAGAGAAGAGGATCTTCCGTGACTTTTGAATTGAATGGGAAAACTGTCACGCTTCACCGACCGCATCCTCGGAAAGAGGCGAACCGATACCAGATACGAGACGCTCGAGATTTTTTAAAACGGGCAGGAATAACGCTATGA
- a CDS encoding toxin-antitoxin system HicB family antitoxin: MKTMTYKGYTAEIIYSEEDSFFVGHVVDIGDDIVSFHGDTDAELQDAFEGVLDHYLEVKGRPENPPQKHFAWRFLARLRQAFHL, translated from the coding sequence ATGAAAACAATGACTTATAAAGGCTATACAGCCGAAATTATCTATAGTGAAGAAGACAGTTTCTTCGTCGGTCATGTTGTTGATATTGGTGATGATATCGTCTCTTTTCACGGTGATACCGACGCGGAACTGCAGGATGCTTTTGAAGGCGTATTAGACCACTATCTTGAAGTCAAAGGGCGACCTGAGAATCCGCCCCAAAAGCACTTCGCGTGGAGATTTCTGGCGCGTCTCCGTCAAGCCTTTCACCTATAG
- a CDS encoding type II toxin-antitoxin system HicA family toxin translates to MNVRLNKKHQRTLEAIFSTQVPATLQWRRIEALFMALGATKKEGRGSIVTFKLKDEDALFHRPHPQKEAKRYHVRKAREFLEQVGITP, encoded by the coding sequence ATGAACGTACGCTTAAACAAAAAACATCAAAGGACATTGGAGGCTATTTTTAGCACACAAGTCCCCGCTACGTTGCAATGGCGGCGTATTGAAGCCCTTTTCATGGCACTTGGGGCTACAAAAAAGGAAGGACGCGGATCAATTGTGACTTTTAAACTGAAAGATGAAGATGCCCTTTTTCATCGACCCCACCCTCAAAAAGAGGCAAAGCGATATCACGTCCGAAAAGCGAGAGAATTTTTAGAACAGGTAGGAATCACACCATGA
- a CDS encoding toxin-antitoxin system HicB family antitoxin — protein MKTMTYKDYTAKIIYSDEDECFVGHIVNIDAISGFHGDTDEELRDAFENMVELYIETLEEPENPPQKHFAGRLLSRLRQALHL, from the coding sequence ATGAAGACAATGACGTACAAAGACTATACCGCGAAAATTATCTATAGCGACGAAGATGAATGCTTTGTCGGTCATATTGTCAATATTGATGCAATATCAGGTTTTCACGGTGATACCGACGAAGAATTGCGCGACGCTTTTGAAAACATGGTAGAACTCTATATTGAGACACTGGAGGAACCAGAAAATCCACCGCAAAAACATTTTGCTGGGAGATTGCTATCGCGTCTACGTCAAGCACTCCATCTATAG
- a CDS encoding TIGR04282 family arsenosugar biosynthesis glycosyltransferase, whose amino-acid sequence MKTCVIVFAKNPVPNQVKTRLVPSISAEQAAALYTAFLTDWCETLTTLSEVDLVITYTPPEAQADLQALIGDGAIYIPQSGAGLGERLTSATQWAEKYGYTKILLVGSDSPTLPISYISQALTLLDSRDIAVGPSTDGGYYLIGFSAVNVAMTVPSLFEDIAWSTANVFRQTLARIRSLKATVGLLPPWYDIDTAEDLAFLYGHISAMRLAGGTVQAVRTESLLTEMFDKNKENR is encoded by the coding sequence GTGAAGACCTGCGTTATTGTTTTCGCTAAGAATCCAGTGCCGAACCAAGTCAAGACGCGGCTCGTCCCGTCCATCTCGGCGGAACAAGCGGCAGCATTATACACAGCGTTTCTCACAGATTGGTGCGAGACTCTCACCACACTCTCCGAGGTGGACCTTGTTATCACGTATACGCCCCCAGAGGCACAGGCGGATTTACAAGCGTTAATTGGAGACGGTGCCATCTATATACCACAGAGTGGAGCGGGTCTTGGGGAACGACTTACTTCAGCAACGCAGTGGGCAGAAAAATACGGCTATACGAAAATCCTACTCGTTGGATCTGACAGTCCGACGTTACCAATTTCATATATCTCACAAGCACTTACACTGCTTGACTCGCGAGACATCGCTGTCGGACCGAGTACAGATGGTGGTTATTACCTGATCGGCTTTTCTGCAGTGAACGTGGCAATGACAGTGCCATCCCTATTTGAAGACATCGCATGGAGTACAGCAAACGTTTTTCGACAAACGCTGGCGCGTATCCGTTCGCTAAAGGCAACGGTGGGACTCCTACCGCCATGGTATGACATAGATACGGCTGAAGATTTGGCGTTTTTGTATGGACATATATCGGCGATGCGACTTGCAGGTGGAACGGTGCAAGCAGTTAGAACAGAATCCCTATTAACAGAAATGTTTGATAAAAATAAGGAGAATCGATAA
- a CDS encoding SDR family NAD(P)-dependent oxidoreductase — MGQLDGKFAIVTGGNRGIGKGIARGLAAEGASLTIAARNAELLEQTANELRANGTKVLAVPTDVTDEAQIKALFEKSMDEYGRLDILVNNAGAFNAGPIDELSTEDWDWVVGVNLRAPFICTREAFAIMKAQGEGGRIINVGSISSHRVRPRTAPYSATKFGIWGLTQVTALEGRPHGITASCLKPGNTYVERHHNQSQPPVEPMMDVDELAQAAVLMATLPPHINMLDATVLPVGQLYVGRG, encoded by the coding sequence ATGGGACAATTAGATGGAAAATTTGCGATTGTAACGGGTGGAAACCGCGGTATCGGTAAAGGAATTGCGAGAGGGCTTGCCGCTGAAGGCGCGAGTCTGACGATCGCCGCAAGGAACGCCGAACTCCTTGAGCAGACGGCAAACGAATTACGTGCAAACGGCACAAAAGTGTTGGCTGTTCCGACCGATGTAACTGACGAAGCACAGATTAAAGCACTCTTTGAAAAATCGATGGACGAGTACGGTCGTTTGGACATCCTCGTAAACAATGCCGGGGCGTTTAATGCCGGTCCTATAGACGAACTCTCAACAGAGGATTGGGATTGGGTCGTCGGTGTGAACCTCCGCGCACCGTTTATCTGCACACGCGAGGCATTCGCAATTATGAAGGCACAAGGTGAAGGTGGACGCATCATCAACGTCGGTAGTATTTCTTCACATCGAGTGCGTCCTCGGACAGCACCTTACAGTGCCACTAAATTCGGGATTTGGGGATTGACGCAGGTAACAGCACTCGAAGGTAGACCGCACGGCATTACAGCGAGTTGTTTGAAACCCGGTAATACCTACGTAGAACGCCATCATAATCAGTCGCAGCCACCGGTTGAACCGATGATGGACGTTGACGAACTCGCGCAAGCCGCCGTTCTGATGGCGACGCTCCCGCCGCATATCAATATGTTAGATGCGACAGTCCTGCCGGTCGGTCAACTCTATGTCGGACGTGGGTAA
- a CDS encoding phytanoyl-CoA dioxygenase family protein, which produces MQVNLTQFMEEGYLVFREVIPPEELDALRESYELLVSRQREIWARERSPQDPPGGVWETSPQPRLLLGREPLAGLVDEKTASAVEIWAHENMQGVSSELLGEEDAGVTEMMLMCSPVKDCGPATWHRDHHPIDTAPLQGYIDDIVETRPRYVQWNLSLYDDSVLWVLPGSHLRVNTEAENELLLADPKVPLPGAVQTHLNAGDGVVYILPILHWGSNYSRKMRRTIHGGFSNFTHYPSLDYVDYVSPSVQEKFDRWNERSNQMQVSTEKALRASIEKSADAYDAALEQLHPDRGEKGKMLSTVFLCKAACFVALMHGCELADIPDDLQNRGKGFHAITLNWGPPFAERFTKEEATTLWERFKLLDALLKTDEELYLPGFQSGPMHYYFNEMPANFGVADFIKTWEL; this is translated from the coding sequence ATGCAAGTCAACCTGACTCAATTCATGGAAGAAGGCTACCTCGTTTTCCGCGAGGTAATTCCACCTGAAGAACTGGACGCACTTCGGGAAAGTTATGAACTGCTGGTATCGCGTCAGCGAGAAATCTGGGCGAGAGAACGCTCGCCACAAGATCCACCCGGTGGCGTATGGGAGACTTCACCCCAACCCCGCCTACTCCTCGGACGTGAACCGCTTGCCGGGCTTGTGGATGAAAAGACAGCGAGTGCTGTTGAGATTTGGGCACATGAAAACATGCAAGGGGTCAGCAGTGAGCTGCTCGGCGAGGAGGACGCAGGTGTCACCGAGATGATGCTCATGTGTAGTCCAGTCAAAGACTGCGGGCCCGCCACTTGGCACCGAGACCATCACCCTATTGATACCGCTCCATTACAAGGCTATATCGACGATATTGTAGAGACGAGACCACGTTATGTTCAGTGGAATCTCTCACTCTACGACGACAGTGTGTTGTGGGTACTTCCCGGTAGCCACCTACGCGTCAATACTGAAGCGGAAAATGAACTATTGCTGGCGGATCCGAAGGTGCCGTTACCGGGCGCGGTTCAAACACATCTGAACGCAGGCGACGGTGTCGTCTACATTCTACCGATTTTGCACTGGGGAAGCAACTACAGCCGCAAGATGCGGCGCACGATTCACGGTGGGTTTTCAAACTTCACGCACTATCCATCACTTGATTACGTAGATTATGTTTCACCGTCCGTACAAGAAAAGTTTGATCGATGGAACGAACGCAGCAATCAAATGCAAGTGAGTACTGAAAAGGCACTGCGGGCATCTATCGAAAAGAGTGCCGATGCCTACGACGCTGCACTTGAACAACTGCATCCAGATCGAGGCGAAAAAGGGAAGATGCTCTCAACCGTCTTTTTGTGCAAAGCTGCCTGTTTTGTCGCACTGATGCACGGTTGCGAACTCGCAGACATTCCCGATGACCTCCAGAATCGTGGCAAAGGTTTCCACGCTATTACCCTCAATTGGGGACCCCCCTTCGCCGAACGGTTTACTAAGGAAGAAGCAACCACCCTATGGGAACGTTTTAAGCTACTCGACGCGCTTCTCAAGACCGACGAAGAGCTGTATTTACCGGGT